In Syntrophotaleaceae bacterium, the DNA window CAGTGCCATGGTGAGCAGGTGATGCATCTCGAAATCTCCCTCGGCTACCAGCACCGCGGGCTCGAAATCCTTCTATCCCCCGGTTCCGCGGCGGCGATGCATCAAGTGGAGACCGTTGCCGGCGATACCACCATCGGCCATGCAACAGCCTACTGCCAGATCCAGGAAGTTCTGGCCGGCATGCAACCTTCGCCCCGTGCTCAGGCCGTGCGGGCCCTGGCGTTGGAGCTGGAACGTTTGGCCAATCATGTAGGGGATATCGGAGCACTGTCCGGAGATGTCGGGTTTCTGCCAACGTCGGCCTACTGCGGTCGTTTACGCGGTGACTACCTCAACTTCACCGCCGAACTCTGCGGCAACCGGTTCGGCCGCGGTCTGGTAAGACCGGGCGGGGTGGCATACGATGTTCCTTCCGATCTGGCCGCTCGCCTGCTGGAGCGCTTTGAACCGGTCGCGCGCAACACCCTTGGGGCCATCGACCTGTTTTTCGAAACCCCCTCTGCACTTGCCCGTCTGGAAGGGACAGGCCGGGTGAGCCAGGCCGATGCCCGGAGCCTCGGCCTGGTCGGTGTTGCGGCCAAGGCCTGCGGCCTTGCCATCGACTCCCGTCTGAATCATCCTGCGGGTGCCTACACAGGTGTTTTTGACCGAACGGTTGTGGAAGAGACCGGTGATGTCTACGCCCGCGCAAACGTTCGCCGCCGCGAAATTCGTCATTCGCTGGAGTGGGTCAGAAAAGCCCTGCAAAAACTGCCGTCCGGAGAGCTGCTGCGGCCGCTGCCGCCAACCGCTCCCGAGAGCCTGGCGGTTTCCCTGGTGGAGGGCTGGCGGGGCGAGGTGGTTCATGTTGTTCTGACCGACCGGCAAGGCCAGCCCCTCCGCTACAAGATCGTCGATCCGTCCTTCCGCAACTGGAGCGGGCTGGCCATGGCTTTGAGGGGGGAACAGATTTCCGACTTCCCGCTTTGCAACAAAAGCTTCAACCTGTCGTATTGCGGCTTCGACCTGTAAGGAGAAACAGGGCATGTTGAAAATCATCGTTGAACGGCTGCGCCAGGGTCACCGGACCGGCAAATATCCCCGTCAGGACCCGGTATTGCCGGAGCGGTTTCGCGGCCGGCCGGATCTGAAACCCGAACTTTGCCCCGAAGCATGCCGCAGTTGCATTGCCGTCTGCCCCTATGGAGCGCTAGACAAGGAAGATGGTCGATTGCGGCTGGATATGGGGCTGTGCCTGTTCTGCGCCGAGTGTGCGGCCGCCTGTTCCCATGGGGCCCTGACCTTTTCCCGCGACTGGCGCCTGGCAGCGCGGCGGCGAGAGGAACTGGTGGTCGACGGTGGCGAAGCCATTCTGGCCGAGGCTTTGGACAAGCGGATGCAGAAGCTGTTCGGACGCTCACTGAAGCTGCGCCAGGTTTCGGCGGGGGGCTGCAACGCCTGTGAAGCCGATCTCAACGTGCTCGGAACCCTGGCTTTCGACCTCGGCCGCTTCGGCATCCAGTTCGTCGCCTCCCCGCGTCATGCCGACGGCATCATTGTGACCGGTCCGGTCAGTGAGAACATGAAGAGTGCCCTGCTCGACACCTACGCCGCGGTGCCGGAACCGAAGCTGGTCATCGCCTCCGGCGCCTGCGCCATCGGCGGCGGGCCTTTTTTGACCAGCCCTGAAGTCAACAAAGGCATCGGCGATCTGCTGCCGGTCGACCTCTACATCCCCGGCTGTCCGCCCCATCCCTATACCGCCCTCGATGGGCTGCTGCGGCTGCTCGGGCGGCTGTGAATGGTTTCTCCCGGTAAAACACGGAGAGCTTCAAGGCCCGCGATCGCGGGCCTTTTCTTTTGGGATGCGAGGAGCTGTCTCGAACTTAAGGTCAAAGGCCGATTTCGATCCCGATTTCGATTTCGATTTGGAGGGTAGATCTAAAGATAGCTGCGGCCGCCCATGTAGGTTTTGGTGAAGAAGGAGTTGGACAGTTTTTCGATCCGGACCTTGTCGCCGGTGCGGGGGGCGTGGATGAAGCGGCCGCCGCCGATATACATGCCGACGTGACTGACCCGGTTACCGCCCCGGGTGGCGAAGAATACCAGGTCCCCTTTCTGCAGTTTATCTTTTGGAACCCAGCGCCCGGCCTGAAACTGGTTGCGGGACACCCGCGGCAGGTTGAGGCCGTTGAGGCGGTAGCAGACCATGGTCAGGCCGCTGCAGTCGAATCCTCCCTGGCTGTCGGTTCCGCCCCATTGATAAGGAACCCCGAGAAAACGGTGGGCGGTTCTGACCAATTCCTCCCGCAGGTCGCCTCGACCGGTCTTGCGGATCCGGGCGGCCGCGTAATCTTCCGGAATGACAATGAAGAAGGCATCGATCAAACCCTGGGTCTGCAACCGCTCGGCCTCGCTGCGGGCCATCTGGTAGGAAGGGTGATTGCCGAACCTGACCTTGAACAGACCGGATTCATGGCGGAAATAATAGGCCTCGATCCCCCGCTGCTGAAGCAGCTGTTCCAGGCGCACGGCATTCTCCAGATTGCCGAAGGCGCCGACCTGGGTGGAATAGCCCATGGATTCAAGGGGAACATCCGTCTGAGCTCCTATGACTTCACCCAAGGGGTCCTGGTAATCTGAATAATCGTAAACCGGTTTGCGCAGAAAAGGGGCGCAGCCCACGAGGGCTGCCAGCATCAGCAGGGTCAACAGTCGGGCGATTCCGGCGGTCCGGGTCATCGGAACTCCTGGGTAAATGAAAAGAAGGGTAGCACAAAAAGCCTGAGGATTGGAAATGGATCAGTCCGCGACGCTGCCCAAAGGGAGAGAAGGGTTGCCACTTTCCGGCGGGATATGCAAATTCCGGATTTGCGGTTGATTTGCCCGGCGAGACCTTTTAGAATCGAAAATTGTTTTTCGCCCTGGAAATCTCCCGCAGAAAGTCTGATGATGACAATGCCGCACATGTCCCCTGCCTCCCTCTCCTCCTGGTTTCGACGACGGGCCGCCGCCCTTTTCCCCCGGCTCGGCATGACCGAAAATACCTTCATGGCCCTGGTGGCGGTCGGTATCGGTATCGCCGCAGGACTTGGCAACTACGCTTTTCGCAAAGCCATTGACCTGATTCATTGGCTGGTCATCGAACAGGGTTCGGAGTTTTTTGCCATTTCCTTGGAGCAGTGGAGCTTGTCCCGCTTCTGGTCGGTGCTGTTCCCGATGACCGGCGCCCTGCTGCTGATCCCCCTCTGGATCTTTTTTCCCAAGGATATGAAAAGCGGTATTCCCGACTTTCTCGAACGGGTCAATCTCAAAGGGGCGAAGATTCCGGGACGGCTGATGTTCACCCGTGGGCTGGCCTGCGCCATCACCCTTGGGACGGGGGGATCCGCCGGACAGGAAGGCCCGATCGCTCAGATCGGGGGCGCCATCGGCAGTCAGATCGGGCAGACCTTCAAAATGAGCGGCAACCGGCTCAAGGTGATGGTGGCCTGCGGGGTGGCCGCCGGGATCGCGGCGACCTTCAACGCACCGATTGCCGGGGTTTTTTTCGCCCACGAAATCGTGCTGCTTTCGGCCTTTGAACTCACTAGTTTTACCGCCATCGTCATCTCCAGCGGCATCAGTACTGTCATCTCCCGCGCCCTACTGGGCGATCTTCCCGCTCTGCGGGTCGATGTCTATCCCCTGGCTCACCCCTGGGAACTGGCTTTCTACGCGATTCTCGGCATCCTGATCGGCGGGCTGGCGGTGCTGTTCATCGATTTTCATTACCGGATTGTCGACCGGTTCGCCGCTCTCAAGCTTCCCCGGCTGGTCAAACCGCTGCTGGGAGGAGCGCTGGTCGGGATTATCGGCATCGCCTTTCCCCAGGTTTTCGGCAACGGCTATGAGTTCATGGAGTCGGTGGTCTTGCGGGGAGAGGGCCTGTTGTGGGTACTCGCCGCACTGGTGATCGCGAAAACGGTGGCGACGTCCATCACCCTGGGCTCCGGCATGCCGGGGGGACTGTTCGCCCCGGCCCTGTTCATCGGTGCGGTCACCGGAGGGGCCTTCGGCAAATTTCTGGCCTGGCTTTTTCCCAACACGGTCAATCTGACAGGAACCTATGCCCTGGTCGGCATGGGCGCTTTTCTCAGCGCCGCCATGCACGCGCCGATTACCGCCATCTTCCTGCTGTTCGAGATGACCGGCTCCTACGATGTCATCATCCCCATCATGCTCTCCTGCGTCATCAGCACCGCCATCTGCCGCCACTACAAGTCGGACAGCCTCGACACGGTGGAGTTGTCCCGGGCCGGCATCGATCTGGAGGCGGGCAAGGAGCGGAACATCATGAAGTCGCTCAAGGTGGGGGACGTCATGACCCGCGACCCTGAATCGGTTCCCGAAAACATGACCCTGCGCCAGTTCAACGAGTTCATGGTCAGCACCCGGCATGCCAATTTCCCTCTGGTCAATCGCAACGGGGATCTGACCGGGATCATTTCCGTGCAGGATTTCGCAGGGGTGGTTTTCGAGCGGGACCTGCTCGATCTGGTGGTGGTCAAGGAGCTGGCGACCCTGAAGGTCATCACCGTTTTCGAGGACGATAACCTCGATTCCGCCATGCGCAAGATCGGCTACCGGAATATCGAGCAGTTGCCGGTGGTGGACAAGGAAAGCGGCCAGAAGCTGCTCGGCATCATCTCCCGCCGGGATATGGTCTCGGCCTACAACCGGGTCCTGATGGTGCGCTCGCTCGAGGATGAAAGCGATGAATGATCTGTTGAAATCCCTGAACGGCATGCAGCGCGAGGCGGTTTTGCATCAGCAGGGACCCCTGCTGATCCTCGCCGGCGCCGGATCGGGCAAGACCCGGACCCTGACCCATCGCATCGCTTGGCTCATTCGCCAAGGTCAGATACCCCCCTGGCAGATTCTGGCGGTGACCTTCACCAACAAGGCCGCCGGCGAGATGCGCGAGCGGCTGCAGCGCCTGCTCGGCTCTTCCGAACTGCCCTGGGTCAGCACCTTTCATGCCGCCTGCGTGCGCATCCTGCGGCAGGAGATCGGGCATCTGGGGTTTTCCTCCCATTTCACCATCTACGACGATCAGGATCAGCAGCGCCTGCTCAAGGACATTCTCAAGGAATTGAACATTCCGGAGAAGACCCTGCAGGCCCGCTCGGCAGCCGGTGCCATCGACGGCGCCAAGAACAAGGGGCTGCGCCCGGAGCAGGTCGACCGGGGCGATTACTACGGAGACCTGATCGGGCGGGTCTATGCGCTTTACCAGAAGCGCCTCAAGCAGGCCAACGCCCTCGATTTCGGGGATCTGCTGCTGGTCACCCTGCAGCTCTTCGAGGACCATCCGGCAGTTCTCGCCAAATACAGCGAACGCTTCCGGCATCTGCTGGTGGACGAGTTCCAGGACACCAACCAGGTCCAGTATCGCCTGGTGAAGCTGCTCGCCGGGGCCCACGGCAACCTGTGCGTGGTCGGGGACGACGACCAGTCCATTTACGCCTGGCGGGGAGCGGAGGTCGGCAACATCCTGGGCTTCGAGAGGGATTTCCCCGGAACCCGGATCATACGACTGGAGCAGAACTACCGGTCCACAGCCACCATTCTGGAGGCGGCGGGGGGAGTGGTGGCGCGCAACGTCGGACGCAAGGGCAAGACCCTGTGGACGGAAAACCCGGCCGGCGACAAAATCACTCTCAAGGATTGCGGCGACGACCTGGAGGAGGCCCGCTTCGTGGCTGCGGAGATCGTCCGTCTGCGGCGCAACGGCCGCCATCTGCGGGACGCTGCGGTGTTCTACCGCACCAATGCCCAGTCCCGCGCCCTGGAGGAGGCCCTGGTGAGAGAGGGCCTGCGCTATGTCATGGTGGGTGGGGTGAAGTTTTATGCCCGCATGGAGGTCAAGGACGTGCTGGCCTATCTGCGGGTGCTGGTCAATCCCGCCGACTCCCTTTCCGCCCGCCGCATCGTCAATGTGCCGGCCCGGGGCATCGGTGCGAAAACCGTGGAGCAGATCATCGTCCTTGAAGAAGAAGCCGGAGGTTTTCTGCCGGCCTGCGATCTGGCTCTGGAGCGAGGCCTGCTCAAAGGGGCCGCTGCCGCCAAGGTGGCTGCTTTCGCCGAGATGATGCATACCCTCCGTTACAAAGTGGATCAGCTGCCGTTCCCTGAACTGACGGCCACCCTGATCGAGGAGAGTGGTTACGGGCCGATGCTGCGGGAGGCGGCTCATTCGGCTCTGCTGCAGTCGGATCGGGAAGAGGCCCAGGGTCGCCTGGAAAATCTGGAGCAGCTGCTGGCCGGCATGGAGGAGCACCAGGGGACGGAGAAAACCCTGGAGGAATTCCTCGAACAGGTGTCCCTGGTGACCGATCTCGATGCCTACGATGGCAACCTCGACCGGGTCACGCTGATGACCCTGCATGCAGCCAAGGGCCTTGAATTCCCCGTGGTTTTTCTGACCGGCATGGAGGAGGGGCTTTTTCCCCATGGTCGTACTTTACAGGAGGGGGACTCTCTCGAGGAGGAGCGGCGGCTCTGCTATGTGGGTATGACCCGGGCGATGGACAAGCTTTATCTCAGCCATGCCCGAAGGAGGAGGATCTACGGCGATTTTCAGTATAATCCCCCAAGCCGTTTCCTGGGGGAAATTCCCCGCCATCTGCTCTCCGGTGGCGAACAGCCGACCTTGCGGCATGCCGCCACTCACAACCTGGCCTCCGTCTTCGAGCAGTTCGAGCCGGAGCTTTTCGAAGAGCAGGAGGATGTTTTCGAGGAAGAGGTGCGGATGGTTCCCGAGGCGGAAGGGGGGCTCCCGCGCATCGGCCAGCAGGTGCGGCATGCCAAGTTCGGTATCGGCACGGTCCGGCGCCTGGAAGGGAGCGGCGACCAGCAGAAGGTCTTCGTCTACTTCCGTACCGTCGGCATAAAAAAGCTGCTGCTCAAGTTCGCCGGGCTGGAGCCGGCGTGAGGTTTCAGATGGTCCCACATAGTCGTACTCGTACTCAGTCCCCGAAGGGGCGGTGCTCGTACGCGTGCTCGGAATTAAACGTCTTCTTGTTCCTATCGTTTCAATGCAGGCAAACAGGTCATCGGCGCCGATGCGGATGTGCGAGGGGCTCGAGGACGAGTACGAATAATTCGGATGCAAGTCGGGCCAGGTGCATAACCAGAAAGGTTTTTCCATCCATCATGGAGGCTGGAATGAAGGGAACGTACCGAAATGTTCTGGGGATTCTTCTGATTTTGGCCGGCTGCTTTACGGCCGGGGTTGTTCATGCCCGGCAGGATCTGCCGGAAGTGCGCAGCACGCTGCAGGATCAGAAGCAGGTGGCGGTGACCATCTACAACGACAATCTGGCGCTGGTCAGGGATCTGCGGCGGATCGCTCTGCCCAAGGGAGAGAGCCTGCTGGCGCTGCGGGAGGTCAGCGGCGGCATGATGCCGGAGACGGCTCTGCTGCAGGCATCCGGGGACGGGAAAACCCTGCAGGTCATCGAACAGAGCTTCGATTTCGACCTGCTGACGCCTGCAAAACTGCTGGAAAAATACGTTGGCCGGAGCGTCGAGGTAGTGCGGGTTCACCCGCAGACCGGTGCCGAGAGCCGCGAGCAGGCCGAAGTCCTGGCCGCCAACGGCGGGGTGGTGCTGCGCATGGGCGACAGGATCGAGACCGGAGTCCCCGGCCGGCTGGTGTTTCCGGCCGTGCCGGAGAATTTGCGGGACCGGCCGACCCTGGTGGTGCAGCTGGCCAGCGATCGGGCCGGCGAGCGGGAACTCGAGCTGAGCTATCTGACCACCGGGCTCTCCTGGGAGGCCGACTATGTGGCCGAGCTGAATCCCGCAGATGACCGGCTCGATCTTTACGGCTGGGTCACCCTGTCGAACCAGAGTGGCGCCGAATTCCGGGATGCGCGGCTGCAGCTGGTGGCGGGGAATGTGCACCGGGTCGCCGGACCTCCAGTCATGGATTTCGAGGCCCGCTCCATGATGGCGATGGCCGAAGCCCCCAAAATGGCCGAGGAGACACTGCTCGATTATCATCTCTACACCCTCGATCGCCCGACCACCATCAGGCAGAACCAGGTCAAGCAGGTGGCCCTGCTCACGGCGGCGGGAGTGCCGGCGGCCAAGGAGTATGTGCTGCGCGGCGGGGAATATTATTACCGGGGGCGTCATGGCGACCTAGGTGAGAAGCTTCATCCGGCGGTTTATCTGGAGTTCAATAATCGTGAGAAATCCGGCCTTGGCGTGCCGCTGCCGAAAGGGGTCATTCGCGTCTACAAGCAGGACAGCCGCGGCAACGCCCAGTTCGTCGGCGAGGACAGGATCGAGCATACCGCGAAAAACGAAGCAGTCCGTCTCCGTCTGGGCGAGGCCTTCGATGTCAACGCCAGGAGGGTGCAGACCGATTACAAGAAGCTGGCCGGGGGCGAAAAGGAAACCCTGATCGAAAGCGCTTATCGCATCGAACTGAAAAATGCCAAATCCGAGCCGGTGACTGTCATCGTTGAAGAACCGATGCCCGGAGACTGGCAGATCGTCCAGGAAAACCTGCCGCATGAGAAGAAAAATGCCCGTACGGCCGTCTGGAAGATCAGGGTCCCGGCCGAAGGGGAGGCCCAGCTGACCTACCGGACGCGGGTGAAGTATTGACCTGCTTCCTGTGCGGCAGAGGCAGGAAAGATATTTAGAGGGATCAGGGCATTCGGGGGCCAAGGGGCTTCTAAAGAAATTATTATTGAAATCTTATTAGTGGCCGGCATAGACTCCTGTCGATGCGCAGGCAAGTGGTTTTTTCTCTATTTCAGGGAGGTTTGTGATGGACAAAGGTTTTTGGGAAGGCATTTTGGGCAGTTTCCTGGATTTTTCTTTTTCTGAATTCGTGACTACCCGCCTCATCAAGGTGCTCTATATTTTGGGCATTGCATGCGCCGTCATCATGGGCCTGAGCATGATCATCTCCGGTTTCGGCAATGGGTTCGGAACTGGTATTCTCAGCCTCATTCTGTCTCCCATCGCTGTGGTGCTGGCCATTCTGGCGGTTCGCATCTATCTGGAGCTGCTCATCGTCCTGTTCCGCATCGCCGAAAACACCTCCGACCTGGTCAAACTGCAGAAGCCGGAAGCACCTGCCGCCGACGATCTGGCATAGCATTAAGGGTTCGCACAGGAATTTCGTCGACACAGACAAAAAGGCCGGCTCCATAACTTTGGGGCCGGCCTTCGACATTTCAGAGATAAGCCAAAAATCTTGTAGCAGTATTTTCGGATGATCTCGGCAATGTCGTTTTCGTCAGGATGGGGCGAGGTTTGAGGCTATTGCCATCCGGGCTTCAGGTCGCACGATCAGGGAGGGCCTGGCCCGCAGCAGGATCGTGGTCGCTTCATCAACCGATCCCGCCAACCCTGCTGCAAGGAGCCAGCTGCCGACCACGGCGGCGCTCCTCGAATAACCGATCTTGCAGTGGACGTAAACGATCCCTTTTGCTTTTTCCGAGTTTATAAACTCGAGAGCCGCGGACAATTGTCCCGGGCTAGGGGCGGTCAGGTCGAGAACCGGCAGGTTCAGGTAGCGCACCGACCGGAAGGCCTGGGGTTCGGAAAATTCCGAGGTTAGGTCGAGGACCGCCGTGACCCCGAGTTGCAGAGTTTTTTGCGCCTCCTTTTCATCAAGCCTGCGGCCCATCCAGAGATCGGGCAGGATCTGGTTCCAGGGGTCCGCCCGGCGCTGGTAATAGAGCAGGGAGAGCCGATGCCCGAGGAGTACAGGGGCCAGAAGAAAAAGGGTGCTCAAGGGCAGGCGGCCGTCCGTCTTGTGAAAAACGTCGGCGATCAAACCGAAATAGGCGGCACTCACCAGGAGAAGGGCGAAGGCGGGCCAGAGCAGGAGCAACCACCAGCCCTTGAGAGCGAGGGCGGACAGGATCAGGGCAGCACCACCGCAGGCGTAACAGGAGCCTGCCCGATAATTCCTGGCAGGAGTTGCGGCGACAGGTTCGCGGATCAGATAGAAGCAGAACAGGGCGAGGACAAAGCCGCCGGCGACGTCGATGATGTGATGCTGCCAGGTGAGAACGGTCGAGAAGCCGATCAGGCTGAACCAGAGGTGAACCAGCCACTGCAGGGAGCCCCGGGTGTGGCGGGCGTAGGTGTCGGCCAGGAGGGTGCGCAGGGCGATGTGCAGCGACGGAAACATGTTGTACGGGCGATCGAAACCGTGCAGGAAGGTGAAGATCGGTCCCGTCCAGCCCTGAGGCACCGGCCGCGGCCAGGCGAATTGCAGGGGCATCAGCAGGAAGAAGGCCCCGGCGGCCAGGATGGCGAAAACGATCCGTTTGGCAAGCAGGTTTCTTTCCGCCCGGTCGGCGCAGACGAAGGGCGCGGCGATGAAGAACAGGTCGATCGACATGTAAGGGATGATCATCACCGGAACGAAGGGGATCATCCGCTCCCAGCCGTAAACCCAGGTGCCGACGTCGCTGCGCAGCGAGGTGAGCCAGGAACAGCCGCCATAGACCGCGATGAACAGCAGCGAGGTGGCCGCAGAGAGCAGCGCCGCGTAGATCAGTTCGCCGCGCGTCGGGCGACGGAGACGGTGAAAATGCCCCATTGGTCGACCTCCATTGCGATTTTTTCGAAACCGACTGCCCTCACCAGTTCGTCCATCTCGGCCTGGGAACGGCGGCGCATGATCCAGGGATCTCCGTCACGGTTGCTGAGAACCCGGGCGATCATGTCCACCTGTGGGTGCCAGGGCTGGCCGGTGTAGAGCAGGTAGCCACCCGGTTCCATGACGTCGGCGATCCCTTTCAAGGAGGCGCAGACCATGCCGTTGTCGGGGAACAGTTCGTACAGTCCCGATACGATGGCCAGATTGGGCCGGGGTCCCACGGCACGGATCGAATCGGGATCGAAGGCGTCCCCCTGTTCGAAGCGCACGTTCTCCAGCCCCATCTCCGCCGCGAGCGCCCGTCCCTGATCGAGGTTGGCCGGGGTGAAATCCCGCAGCAGGGCGCTGATCTCCCGATGACCGTTGACCTTGAGGACGTTGAGCACATAACGGCCGCATCCTGTGGCAACGTCGAGCAGACTTACCGGTTCGCCCGAGGCGGAGATCCGCTCGATAGTTTCGGTCAAAAGCTTCTCCAGATTCTCGCGGCGGTGGCGGATGCCCTTCCAGCCGATGGCGTTCAGGTAATTCCGGTCGAGGAATTTCCCCGGGAACCCCAGCCCGCGGGGCCGGTTCTCATAAACATAGTCGAGGGACTGGCCGGAGTCGAAGCCGGTTCTCCAGCCGAGGCGGATCCCGTCGCTCATTCTGCCGATGGTTTGCATCCCCAGTTTCTGAATAGCGTAGAAGAGGGCCGAAGGCCAGGTTGTGGACTGCCGCAGCAGGTCGTATTCAGTCCGGGTCGGACCGCCCCGGTCGGCTTCGAGCAGGGCCGAGCGGTCGATCTCGCGGTCGAAGGCTTCGAGGATGAATTCCCGGGCGTGGGTCAGCGGCCGTTGTCGCTCCTTTTCATTCAGGAGGGCGTGAAAAAACCCCGGATAGGCCTCCATCCGTTTCTTGGTCGAGCCGAGCCGGCGGTAGAATTGCCTCTGCGCCGCGTTCTTTACCACCCAGTCGGAGCCCGCCGAAAGGACCAGGGTCGGAGTGGTGATGGCGGCGGCGTCCTCGATGATGCGGGTTGCCGTATCGTGCATCTCGAGCAGGATGTTGACGGCGATTTCCTTGGTAATCAGCCTGTCCGCATCGTAGTCGAAGGCTGCCTCGGCATCATGGGTCAGCATCTTCGACTTGACATAGCTGCTGACGAAAGCCTTGCCTTTGATCTTGAGCAGCAGCCGGAGCAGGGGGATCGCCAGCGGCACATAGAGGCGGATACGGAAGGCCGGTGCGGCCAGGACCAGGGCGCGGATGCGGGGAGCGTAGTCGTGCACCCAGGCACTCGCCGTCACCGCGCCGACGCTGTTTGCCACCACGGCGATGTTTTCGACGGGGATCCCGTATTGTTCCGAAACATGGCGGACGAAGGCGTCCAGATCCCTGACCAGGTGGTAATAGCTGTCGGCATGGCCCCGTTCCCCCGGCGACTGGCCGTGGCCCCGGTTGTCCCAGGAGAAGGCCCAGAAGCCGGTCAGGCCGAGGCCCTCGACCTGAGAGGCCACCCGTCCGGAATGCTCGTGGCCGCGGTGGATGATGATCACGGCCCTGTCGCTGGTCATAGCGGGTTTCCAGCTGCGGTAAAACAGGCTGGTATCGTCCCAGCTGAGGAACGTTCCTTCCGATGTCGTCCAGTCTTCCATGCTGCCCTCCTTCGGGAAATGTGCGAATTTTTCAAAACCAAAACCGAAAATCTGTTCTCGCGCAAAGGCGCAAAGGGCGCAAAGGAAAAGCAGAATTTACAGGTTTTCTTGGCGCTCTTTGCGTGCTTGAGTGAGCAAAGCGAACGGGCACGAGGCGCTTTTCAAAAAAGGTTATTCCAATATGGTCCGCTGAACCTGCCGGGCCAGCTCCTGCATGCGTTTTTCCAGCTGCTTCATGAACTCCCCCCGCGATCCGGTCCAGAAGATCGACTCGCCGACGACCAGGTCGCAGACGATGGGAACCAGGATGCATTCCCCCCGGGGCAGGGCCTTGCCAAGCCCCTGCATGAAGACAGGAATGACCGGCACTTCTGGATGGCGTTGGGCCAGATGCGCCACGCCTGATTTGAAGGCGGCCAGCCGTTCCGGTTCACCCCGGGTTCCTTCCGGAAACAGCAGCAGGATATCGCCCGACTCGATCGCTTTTGAGCAACCGGCCAAGGGATCGCTCTTGCCGCTGCGGACCTGGCGCTGCAGGGGGATGATGCCGATGATGTTCAGGGCGAACCAGGCCAGCCATCGGTTTTTGAGGAAGTAGTCATCGGCGGCTACGGGGCGGAATTTTTTCAGCAGCCGCAAGGGGAAAAGCGAGGTTAGGACCATGGTGTCCAGGTGGCTGTTGTGGTTGGCGACGATGATCGCCGGCGCGGCTTTGTACAAACCCTCGCGGTTGCGGATGTTGACGCCCAGGGCGAAGAGGATCAGGGGGCGGATGATGCAGAGGTGCCAGATGTGGCGCAGGATGTTGGTCATTGTTATATTCCTGAAAGCATTATAAAACCTGTGAAACCGCGGGGGTTCGTCCCTTGCGCGACGAACCCCAACACCGCGGGGTTGCGTCCCCGCGCGAGTAAGCAGAAAAACGCGCCCCGCTCCTTGCCCGCCTTTTTCGCCCGCCGTCCACTCCGTTCCGGCTGCGTCACAGGGGGGTTGACAGGCAGAATCTGAAAAACCAAAATCGCCTCACTCCTCACTCCTCACTCCTCACTCCTCACTCCTCACGCATTCAGAAGTAAAAGTAATAAACATAATGAAAAAACAGCGGGGCGGTGAAGGTCAGGCTGTCGACACGGTCGAGGATGCCGCCGTGGCCGGGGAGCAGGGTGCTTGAGTCCTTGATGCCGATGTCCCGTTTGACCG includes these proteins:
- a CDS encoding NADH-quinone oxidoreductase subunit C, which encodes MTSRIDTMGTLKNPGTTPLAALPVLAFEEFSCRLLAQLEAEGRIAAYFAAPVERDLLDLFAVIVCDREGLLHLLRTRIGRSFRSLTPCCPQLHLFEREIAEQYGVVPEGHPWFKPVRFQRSWTDRDAWGRDPRNRPVPGDMNYYRVEGEEVHEVAVGPVHAGVIEPGHFRFQCHGEQVMHLEISLGYQHRGLEILLSPGSAAAMHQVETVAGDTTIGHATAYCQIQEVLAGMQPSPRAQAVRALALELERLANHVGDIGALSGDVGFLPTSAYCGRLRGDYLNFTAELCGNRFGRGLVRPGGVAYDVPSDLAARLLERFEPVARNTLGAIDLFFETPSALARLEGTGRVSQADARSLGLVGVAAKACGLAIDSRLNHPAGAYTGVFDRTVVEETGDVYARANVRRREIRHSLEWVRKALQKLPSGELLRPLPPTAPESLAVSLVEGWRGEVVHVVLTDRQGQPLRYKIVDPSFRNWSGLAMALRGEQISDFPLCNKSFNLSYCGFDL
- a CDS encoding hydrogenase yields the protein MLKIIVERLRQGHRTGKYPRQDPVLPERFRGRPDLKPELCPEACRSCIAVCPYGALDKEDGRLRLDMGLCLFCAECAAACSHGALTFSRDWRLAARRREELVVDGGEAILAEALDKRMQKLFGRSLKLRQVSAGGCNACEADLNVLGTLAFDLGRFGIQFVASPRHADGIIVTGPVSENMKSALLDTYAAVPEPKLVIASGACAIGGGPFLTSPEVNKGIGDLLPVDLYIPGCPPHPYTALDGLLRLLGRL
- a CDS encoding NlpC/P60 family protein; translated protein: MTRTAGIARLLTLLMLAALVGCAPFLRKPVYDYSDYQDPLGEVIGAQTDVPLESMGYSTQVGAFGNLENAVRLEQLLQQRGIEAYYFRHESGLFKVRFGNHPSYQMARSEAERLQTQGLIDAFFIVIPEDYAAARIRKTGRGDLREELVRTAHRFLGVPYQWGGTDSQGGFDCSGLTMVCYRLNGLNLPRVSRNQFQAGRWVPKDKLQKGDLVFFATRGGNRVSHVGMYIGGGRFIHAPRTGDKVRIEKLSNSFFTKTYMGGRSYL
- a CDS encoding chloride channel protein, which codes for MMTMPHMSPASLSSWFRRRAAALFPRLGMTENTFMALVAVGIGIAAGLGNYAFRKAIDLIHWLVIEQGSEFFAISLEQWSLSRFWSVLFPMTGALLLIPLWIFFPKDMKSGIPDFLERVNLKGAKIPGRLMFTRGLACAITLGTGGSAGQEGPIAQIGGAIGSQIGQTFKMSGNRLKVMVACGVAAGIAATFNAPIAGVFFAHEIVLLSAFELTSFTAIVISSGISTVISRALLGDLPALRVDVYPLAHPWELAFYAILGILIGGLAVLFIDFHYRIVDRFAALKLPRLVKPLLGGALVGIIGIAFPQVFGNGYEFMESVVLRGEGLLWVLAALVIAKTVATSITLGSGMPGGLFAPALFIGAVTGGAFGKFLAWLFPNTVNLTGTYALVGMGAFLSAAMHAPITAIFLLFEMTGSYDVIIPIMLSCVISTAICRHYKSDSLDTVELSRAGIDLEAGKERNIMKSLKVGDVMTRDPESVPENMTLRQFNEFMVSTRHANFPLVNRNGDLTGIISVQDFAGVVFERDLLDLVVVKELATLKVITVFEDDNLDSAMRKIGYRNIEQLPVVDKESGQKLLGIISRRDMVSAYNRVLMVRSLEDESDE
- a CDS encoding UvrD-helicase domain-containing protein, yielding MNDLLKSLNGMQREAVLHQQGPLLILAGAGSGKTRTLTHRIAWLIRQGQIPPWQILAVTFTNKAAGEMRERLQRLLGSSELPWVSTFHAACVRILRQEIGHLGFSSHFTIYDDQDQQRLLKDILKELNIPEKTLQARSAAGAIDGAKNKGLRPEQVDRGDYYGDLIGRVYALYQKRLKQANALDFGDLLLVTLQLFEDHPAVLAKYSERFRHLLVDEFQDTNQVQYRLVKLLAGAHGNLCVVGDDDQSIYAWRGAEVGNILGFERDFPGTRIIRLEQNYRSTATILEAAGGVVARNVGRKGKTLWTENPAGDKITLKDCGDDLEEARFVAAEIVRLRRNGRHLRDAAVFYRTNAQSRALEEALVREGLRYVMVGGVKFYARMEVKDVLAYLRVLVNPADSLSARRIVNVPARGIGAKTVEQIIVLEEEAGGFLPACDLALERGLLKGAAAAKVAAFAEMMHTLRYKVDQLPFPELTATLIEESGYGPMLREAAHSALLQSDREEAQGRLENLEQLLAGMEEHQGTEKTLEEFLEQVSLVTDLDAYDGNLDRVTLMTLHAAKGLEFPVVFLTGMEEGLFPHGRTLQEGDSLEEERRLCYVGMTRAMDKLYLSHARRRRIYGDFQYNPPSRFLGEIPRHLLSGGEQPTLRHAATHNLASVFEQFEPELFEEQEDVFEEEVRMVPEAEGGLPRIGQQVRHAKFGIGTVRRLEGSGDQQKVFVYFRTVGIKKLLLKFAGLEPA